A single Lactuca sativa cultivar Salinas chromosome 8, Lsat_Salinas_v11, whole genome shotgun sequence DNA region contains:
- the LOC111908564 gene encoding putative non-specific lipid-transfer protein 14: protein MYYFLQYCLTRKHMLKMGGVKVVVRGGLLVALTVVLWVATKSSATVDCVTVTTLVSTCSAFVQYGTPDPYPGSPCCDAVASLNNLGDSEENRRSLCMCLMGVITTYNPNATAIATLPGFCGVSLGFTIDPNTDCNYV, encoded by the exons ATGTATTACTTTCTTCAGTACTGTTTAACAAGAAAACATATGCTGAAAATGGGTGGTGTGAAGGTAGTGGTGAGAGGTGGCTTATTAGTAGCGTTAACGGTGGTGTTGTGGGTGGCAACAAAAAGCTCAGCCACCGTAGACTGTGTGACAGTGACGACACTTGTATCAACATGCTCTGCTTTTGTACAATACGGGACACCAGATCCGTACCCAGGGTCCCCATGTTGTGATGCGGTGGCTAGTCTTAATAACCTCGGTGACTCCGAAGAAAACCGGCGCTCTTTATGCATGTGTTTAATGGGTGTCATTACCACTTACAATCCCAATGCTACCGCTATTGCCACCTTGCCTGGCTTCTGTGGAGTGTCTCTGGGCTTTACCATTGATCCCAATACCGATTGCAATTA TGTATGA